A part of Populus alba chromosome 8, ASM523922v2, whole genome shotgun sequence genomic DNA contains:
- the LOC118059278 gene encoding monothiol glutaredoxin-S10, with product MDRVAKLASQKAVVIFSKSSCCMCHAIKRLFYEQGVSPAIYELDEDSRGKEMEWALMRLGCNPSVPAVFIGGRFVGSANTVMTLQLNGSLKKMLKEAGALWL from the coding sequence ATGGATCGAGTAGCGAAATTGGCATCCCAAAAGGCAGTGGTGATCTTCAGCAAGAGCTCATGCTGTATGTGCCATGCAATCAAGAGACTGTTTTATGAACAAGGGGTAAGCCCTGCAATTTATGAGCTCGATGAAGACTCTAGAGGGAAGGAAATGGAGTGGGCACTTATGAGGCTAGGATGCAACCCCTCCGTGCCAGCAGTGTTCATTGGGGGCAGATTTGTAGGCTCTGCAAACACAGTGATGACCCTTCAGCTTAATGGCTCTTTGAAGAAAATGCTCAAAGAAGCTGGAGCTCTATGGCTTTAG